The Actinoplanes sp. N902-109 genomic interval CAGGCTGATCACCGACATCACGCGACCCAGGTTGCGTCCGTGTGCGGCCTGCATGAGCAGCGTGGACATCAGCGGCAGCATGATCCCGCCACCGATGCCCTGCAGCACTCGGAAGCCGATCAGGGTGGCCGCGTTCCCGGCGAAGGCGCAGGCTACCGAGCCGGCCAGGAACGTCGACAGGGCGATCAGCCACAGCCGCTTGCCGCCGATGCGGGACTGCGCCCACCCGGCCACCGGGATCGTGACGAACAGCGCCAGCAGGTACGCGGTGCTGACCCACTGGATCGTGCTCAAGGGGGCGTGCAGGTCAGCGGCCAGATCGTGGAGCGCGACGCTGACGATGGTGGTGTCGAAGATGACGGCCAGGGCGCCGGTCACGATGGCGATCGCCGTCCGGGTCAGCTCATTAAGATGCATAGCCGCATCTTATGAACGGCTGCTAAGATGCGCAAGTGCATCCTGTTGGTCGTCGGCGACGCGGGTCCGAGCTGGAAGAGGCCCTGCTGGACGCCGCATGGCAAGAGCTGAAGGACAACGGCTACGCCGGCTTCACGCTCGAGGCGGTGGCTGCCCGGGCCGGCACGAGCCGGCCGGTGCTGGCGCGGCGCTGGGCGAGCAAGCACGAGCTGCTGCGCGCGGCCGTACGGCAGGCGCACTCCCGCACGGTCCTGCCGGTGCCCGACACCGGCAGCCTGCGCGGCGACATCATCGAGATGCTGCGCGAGTTCAACGCCGACCGGGTCGACTTCGCCACCGTGCTCGGCGTCCAGCTCGGCGGCTACTACCAGGAGACCGGCAGCAGCCTGGCCGACCTGCGCGACGTGATCATCAGCGGGCACGATTCGACGCTGGAACAGGTGCTGCAGCGCGCCGTCGACCGCGGCGAGGCCGACCCGGCCAAGCTCACCCCGCGCATCCGCACGCTGCCGTTCGACCTGTTCCGGCAGCACATCCTGATGACCCTCACCCCGATGCCGGAGGACGCGATGGAGCAGATCGTCGACGAGATCTTCCTGCCGCTGGTGACTCCCTAGCGGTCCCAGCCGTCGCAGTGGTCGTCAGGTTCGGCCTCGGGGAGCAGATCGAGCAGGTCGGGACCCTGGTGGCCGGTGTCGACCGACCTGCCGATCAGGCCGAGCTGCGCCGCGCAGTCGCGGCCGAAGCCCTTCACCATCCGGTCGGCCCGGGTCAGGTGCCCACAGCGCGGGCACCTGAGCATCACCGGCCGATCCGTCACACTCCTGTCCTACACCATCGGCGGCCCGCTCTCACGGAGCAATCGACCACAGCTGGCACGTGTTGTTGAGCCACATCCACATCTGCGCCTTGGTGCCGTTCGCGGTGCCGCAGTTCTGGTTGTCGAGCACCATGCCGCTGTTCTCCACCACCAGCTCGTAGCGGCCGTTGCCCGCCGGGATGACCGCCCACTGCTGGCAGGTGTTGCCCAGCGGCTGCCACAGGTTGACGGCGGTGCCGAGCGCCAGCCCGCAGTTGACCGCGTCGAGCACCTTGCCGGCGTTGACGTTCGTGATGGTCCACTTGTTCGGGCCGACGTTGGTGAAGCGCCACTGCTGGCAGGGGTTGTTCAGGTTCTGCCACTGGTCGATCGCCGTGCCGTTGGCGGTGCCGCAGTTGACCGCGTCGAGCAGTTTGCCGCTGGTCAGATTGGTCAGCCGGTAGGCCGTGCCGCTGACCGGGAACGTGACGCTCTTGGTGTAGCCGACCGAGACGATGTTGGCCTGCACCGACTCCTCGGTGGCGTCACTCGGGTAGCCGCTGGTCAGCACGCCCTCGAAGAACGACCCCACCGAGCCGTTGCTGTTGTCGCCGCCGATGCCGAGGATGATCGCGCCCTGCTTGGTCATCGGCCGGTAACCGGACTGGCTGGGCAGCGCTCCGTTGTAGCGCGTCGCCAGGCCGCCGGACTGTGCGTTGCCGTCCTTGATCGCGTACGTGGAGGTGCCGTTGTTCTTGAGCACCGCGGTCACGAACGCGCTGTTGCGCCCGGTGTTCGCGGTCCACGAGCCGTCGCCGCCGGCGAACAGCCCGTTCTCCAGGTCGGCGGCAACCCGCGGCCCCGCGGCGCACGGCGAGAACCAGCACAGGTTGCCGAAGTAGATCGCGTCCATGTCACCGTTCCCGGTGTCCATGTTGTTGGTCTCGGCGTTGCCGTAGTCGAAGCAGCACCGGTCGTTGACGTGGGTGCCCTCGGTCACCATGTACAGGCCCTCGGGCTGGCTGCCGGTGGCGACGCCGTTCGTCGCATTGTTGCGGTACCCGTTGCCGGCCGAGATGTAGACGCCGTACACCTTGTGCCCGCCGGCCGTCACGGGCAGTGCCGCGGCATTCGCCCCTTGGTCGGCGGTCGGGTTGGCACCCCCGCCGGGCGCGATCGTCAGGTCGTTGTGCCGCGACGTCTGGTCGTAGATGCGTACGATCGTGCAGTACGTACCGGAGCAGAACGAGTCCTGCGTCGCGGCGTTGGCATACCCACCCGCGCTGAGCACCCCGACGTTGGTGGTGGCCCCGTCGGACCAGCGCCGCACCTGGTACAACGAGCCGCTGTAGGACCCGAACAACGCCCGGGTGGTGCTGTGCGCGGCAACGCAGGGAGTGCCGCCGCTCGCATAGATGTCACAGGGCAGCGTGCCCGCCGCCTGCGCCGCCGTGCCCGGAACGGTGAGCAGTGCAGCAGCGGCGAGAACCGCGCCGGCGGCGATGGTCCGCCATTGTCTGAGACCCATGGTGAGCCTTCCGTACGGAGGGAGCGGTGCTGTGACCGTTCACATAGATGTAGTTCAATGTTTTCAGAAAGTCAACGGCCCGTGACGGCGGCGCCTGGCAACCGGCGTTCGCCATCGTTGTCACCGGAGCATCGGTGAGCTGATTCAGCTTGTCGTCGACCAGGCGCGCAAGCGGTCAGCGGCCAGGGCCGCGCGGACCCGGGCGGTTTCGGCCCGGGCGTGGGCGCCGCTGTGCTGGCGGTTGCGGTGCGGTGCGGCCGAGGTCGCTGCGCGAACGGTGAAGGTGTCGTTGCTGCGCCACATGTCGATGTCGTCGCAGAGTTGCCGGGCGAGCCACAGTCCCGCTCCGGCCCGCCCGGAACTGTCGGCTGTCCGGTAGCCGGCAGTGGGGTCGGGGCGGCCGGTCCCGTGGTCGGTGACACGGCAGTCGATCGTCTGTCCCTCGGCCCACAGCGTGAGTTCCAGTGGTGGTGCGCCGTGGAGGTAGCCGTTGGTGAGGATCTCGTTGACGGCCGCGACAAAGTCGGTCCGGATGAGGGTCGGGACGTCTGACAGGTGTGCCGCGACGTGTTGCCGGATCGAATGCAGTTCCTGAATGGTGTCCGACCTGGCTATCCGCAGGACCGGCGGTGCGGCTGGCGGCGGGACCGGCCGGTGGGTGGTGTGTCGGAACAGAATCGACACGGGGTCGCCGTGTCCCGGATTGGGTCGTGGCCCGTAGCGGGTCAGGAGAACGCCGTGGGTGCTCAGAAGGCTGCCGAGCAGAGGCTTCGGAACCGGGGTTCGATAAGCGCACACGATGCGCGCGTCGCTGGTGTCGTTGGTCAGGTCGAGGGCGGCTTCGCAACGCGCGGCGCGGGCCTGCTCCACGGCGGTGCGGCCGGGGTCCGGTTCGGCGATGATCGTGGTTGCGGTGAACCGGGCGTCGCGGCGGCGGGCCTGCCTGCGGTATTCCGCGATCGCCCCCGCCGGGCGGGTGTGGATGTCGGGTCGCGGTGCCGGCACGGTGAAGTGACCGGGGAGTACGCCGGCCAGCTCGTCGTGGTGGGTGGCATCGCAGGCCAGCAGCACGAGATGGTCCGCAGCAGGAGGGGCGGCCCTGAGGATGTCGGCGAGGTCGTGCCGATCGTGGTAGAGCAGGAGCGCGTGGCTGTTCATGGGCGTCGGCCGGTCACGATCTCGGCCGCGTCGGGGATCAGCCGTAACCGGCGGGTGGCATCGAGGGCGTCCAGCACGCGCCGGGCCTCATGGTCGGCGTCGAACAGCACGTAGTGGTGCACTCCCTGGGTGGTGCACAGCTCGACCGCGGCGAGCAGGGCTCGCACCCCGGCGACAGCGAGCGATCTCACCGCGTTCACGTCGATGATGAGCACCTGACCGGCATCCAGAGTCATGATCACCTGATGGGCGGCGGCCGTGAACGCGGGGGAGGTGAGGACGTCCAGTGGTCCGCGTACGGTCAGCGTGATGACGTCGTCGGTGGTCCGAGTGGCAGTGATGTCGGCGTTCATTCGTGACTCCCGGCGGTTCGGCCTCGCTTGCTGAGCAGGCGTTGGGGCGGGCGTCGGCACCCGTTCGCCCGGGTTGGTGGTGACCTGCGCCATGGCGCGGGCCGCCGGCCATGCGAGATGTCGCTGCTCTCGATGGCGGCCGGGCGCGTGATGATGCAAGGAGAGCACACCGAGGAGCCGGCCATGATCGGCGTGCAGCGGATAAGCGTGCAGCGCGCGGGTGCCGGCATCGAGCAGGACTGGCAGTCCGGCGACGGTCGGACTGGTGGCGATGTCATCGATCAGGACGGGTTCGCCCGTACGCAGAACGTCCCCGTACGGGCCGGCTGTAGCTGTGTCCACGATGGTGAACAACGTGACGATCTTGTGGTTCACGCCGCGGTGACGGGCGATCCGTAAGGTGCCGGGGTCCAGCGTCACCGTGTGCAGTATGCAGCCGTCGGCGACCGCGGCGGCGGCGATGACTATCGCGGTCAGCGCGACCGACCGGTCGGTGACGCTGAGAAAGTCCTCGGAGACCAGCGTGTGCGGCGTTTCGGTCAGCCGTTGCCGGAAGGTGGCCAGCAGCTGTTGCCGGCTGGCCCGCACCTCGGCGTCGATCAGGGCCTGCTCCGTGCGCCGCTGCACCTCCGCGACGTCAACCGGGGCGTGCGGTCCCCCGGTGGAGCGAGCGGGTCTCAGCCGGTCCTGCACGGGTCACCGCCTGGCATCGTCTGGTCAACGACCGTCTGTCGACGATACCCGCAACCCCTGTCGCCGTACCTCGTGCGAGGGGTCGTCGTCAATCGGACCTGTGCGGGTCGTGGGTCAGGTGCGGCGGCAGGCTGCCGGCGCAGCCGGCCGGGACCGGAGGTTGACCTGCCGGAACCCTGCCCGGCCCCGAAGCTGGCTAGGCGTCCCGCTCGGCCGGAGGCTGCGGGTCGTCGGTGGCGTGATCGAGGCGCACCAGGGTCAATATCTGATCAGCGGGAGTGCCGGTGGGCGCGTACAGGGTGAGGGCGGTGCCGTTGGTTCGGTGGGCGGCGACCGTCCGGTGCAGGGCGGCGACTCCGGCGCTGGCGAGGTGGCTGACACCGGTGACGTCAACGATCAGGTCCCGGGTGCCGGCTGCTCCGG includes:
- a CDS encoding TetR/AcrR family transcriptional regulator, with protein sequence MHPVGRRRRGSELEEALLDAAWQELKDNGYAGFTLEAVAARAGTSRPVLARRWASKHELLRAAVRQAHSRTVLPVPDTGSLRGDIIEMLREFNADRVDFATVLGVQLGGYYQETGSSLADLRDVIISGHDSTLEQVLQRAVDRGEADPAKLTPRIRTLPFDLFRQHILMTLTPMPEDAMEQIVDEIFLPLVTP
- a CDS encoding arabinofuranosidase catalytic domain-containing protein — encoded protein: MGLRQWRTIAAGAVLAAAALLTVPGTAAQAAGTLPCDIYASGGTPCVAAHSTTRALFGSYSGSLYQVRRWSDGATTNVGVLSAGGYANAATQDSFCSGTYCTIVRIYDQTSRHNDLTIAPGGGANPTADQGANAAALPVTAGGHKVYGVYISAGNGYRNNATNGVATGSQPEGLYMVTEGTHVNDRCCFDYGNAETNNMDTGNGDMDAIYFGNLCWFSPCAAGPRVAADLENGLFAGGDGSWTANTGRNSAFVTAVLKNNGTSTYAIKDGNAQSGGLATRYNGALPSQSGYRPMTKQGAIILGIGGDNSNGSVGSFFEGVLTSGYPSDATEESVQANIVSVGYTKSVTFPVSGTAYRLTNLTSGKLLDAVNCGTANGTAIDQWQNLNNPCQQWRFTNVGPNKWTITNVNAGKVLDAVNCGLALGTAVNLWQPLGNTCQQWAVIPAGNGRYELVVENSGMVLDNQNCGTANGTKAQMWMWLNNTCQLWSIAP
- a CDS encoding ATP-binding protein — its product is MNSHALLLYHDRHDLADILRAAPPAADHLVLLACDATHHDELAGVLPGHFTVPAPRPDIHTRPAGAIAEYRRQARRRDARFTATTIIAEPDPGRTAVEQARAARCEAALDLTNDTSDARIVCAYRTPVPKPLLGSLLSTHGVLLTRYGPRPNPGHGDPVSILFRHTTHRPVPPPAAPPVLRIARSDTIQELHSIRQHVAAHLSDVPTLIRTDFVAAVNEILTNGYLHGAPPLELTLWAEGQTIDCRVTDHGTGRPDPTAGYRTADSSGRAGAGLWLARQLCDDIDMWRSNDTFTVRAATSAAPHRNRQHSGAHARAETARVRAALAADRLRAWSTTS
- a CDS encoding GAF domain-containing protein produces the protein MQRRTEQALIDAEVRASRQQLLATFRQRLTETPHTLVSEDFLSVTDRSVALTAIVIAAAAVADGCILHTVTLDPGTLRIARHRGVNHKIVTLFTIVDTATAGPYGDVLRTGEPVLIDDIATSPTVAGLPVLLDAGTRALHAYPLHADHGRLLGVLSLHHHAPGRHREQRHLAWPAARAMAQVTTNPGERVPTPAPTPAQQARPNRRESRMNADITATRTTDDVITLTVRGPLDVLTSPAFTAAAHQVIMTLDAGQVLIIDVNAVRSLAVAGVRALLAAVELCTTQGVHHYVLFDADHEARRVLDALDATRRLRLIPDAAEIVTGRRP